One genomic region from Anguilla rostrata isolate EN2019 chromosome 2, ASM1855537v3, whole genome shotgun sequence encodes:
- the LOC135248020 gene encoding apoptosis regulator BAX-like isoform X2 yields MAASTKGADTDQILDTGAALLKDFIVDRVRRHGTEDVTVTYTQLGGTELCDPAQKQLAQCLQRIGDELDSNVELQSLINSSALQPTKEVFIQVACQIFSDGKFNWGRVVALFYFACRLVIKALVTKVPEIIRTIISWTMDYIRDHVINWIREQGGWEGIKSYFATSKWQTAGVILASVLATVLVLRKM; encoded by the exons ATGGCGGCCTCTACGAAAG GTGCTGACACTGATCAAATATTAGACACTGGAGCAGCTTTACTAAAAGA TTTTATCGTGGATCGAGTACGTCGCCATGGTACCGAGGATGTGACCGTCACTTATACCCAACTGGGTGGAACTGAGCTGTGCGACCCAGCCCAAAAGCAACTTGCCCAGTGTCTCCAACGAATAGGGGATGAACTGGATAGTAATGTAGAACTACAGAG CTTGATCAACAGCTCAGCCTTACAGCCCACCAAGGAGGTGTTCATCCAGGTTGCCTGCCAGATTTTCTCTGATGGCAAGTTTAACTGGGGCAGGGTGGTGGCCCTCTTCTATTTTGCCTGCCGGCTGGTCATCAAA GCACTTGTGACAAAGGTCCCTGAGATCATTCGAACCATCATAAGCTGGACAATGGACTACATCAGGGATCATGTGATCAACTGGATCAGGGAGCAAGGAGGCTGG GAGGGTATCAAGTCCTACTTTGCAACGTCAAAGTGGCAAACAGCAGGAGTGATTCTAGCCAGTGTCCTTGCCACTGTTTTGGTCCTCCGCAAAATGTGA
- the LOC135248020 gene encoding apoptosis regulator BAX-like isoform X1: MSAPSRGDSGADTDQILDTGAALLKDFIVDRVRRHGTEDVTVTYTQLGGTELCDPAQKQLAQCLQRIGDELDSNVELQSLINSSALQPTKEVFIQVACQIFSDGKFNWGRVVALFYFACRLVIKALVTKVPEIIRTIISWTMDYIRDHVINWIREQGGWEGIKSYFATSKWQTAGVILASVLATVLVLRKM; encoded by the exons atgtctgcacCGTCGCGGGGAGACTCAG GTGCTGACACTGATCAAATATTAGACACTGGAGCAGCTTTACTAAAAGA TTTTATCGTGGATCGAGTACGTCGCCATGGTACCGAGGATGTGACCGTCACTTATACCCAACTGGGTGGAACTGAGCTGTGCGACCCAGCCCAAAAGCAACTTGCCCAGTGTCTCCAACGAATAGGGGATGAACTGGATAGTAATGTAGAACTACAGAG CTTGATCAACAGCTCAGCCTTACAGCCCACCAAGGAGGTGTTCATCCAGGTTGCCTGCCAGATTTTCTCTGATGGCAAGTTTAACTGGGGCAGGGTGGTGGCCCTCTTCTATTTTGCCTGCCGGCTGGTCATCAAA GCACTTGTGACAAAGGTCCCTGAGATCATTCGAACCATCATAAGCTGGACAATGGACTACATCAGGGATCATGTGATCAACTGGATCAGGGAGCAAGGAGGCTGG GAGGGTATCAAGTCCTACTTTGCAACGTCAAAGTGGCAAACAGCAGGAGTGATTCTAGCCAGTGTCCTTGCCACTGTTTTGGTCCTCCGCAAAATGTGA
- the LOC135248019 gene encoding branched-chain-amino-acid aminotransferase, cytosolic-like, with protein sequence MALRTALQRLGQLPHLRLESLRFSSSSFRASDLTIERNKSTKPKPDPSSLVFGEHFSDHMLTIYWSESKGWDVPQIKPFGNLSLHPASSVLHYSTELFEGMKAFRGVDNHIRLFRPTLNIQRMLRSAKRSCLPLFDQDEMLECIRKLVEVDQEWVPYNTDASLYIRPTFIGTQPSLGLSKARHAMLFVIVSPVGPYFSTGGFTPVSLLADPRFIRSWRGGVGAFKLGGNYGPTIALQDEAKNQNCQQVLWLYGDEEEITEAGTMNLFMYWINERGEKELVTPPLDGMILPGVTRQSLLDLAREWGEFKVSERTVSMRELLETLASGRILEVFGAGTACVVCPVGSLLYKGKTYKIPTPKNGPAMRFHKELTDIQYGRKKSNWTQVVI encoded by the exons gcttcAGATCTCACCATTGAGCGCAACAAGTCAACTAAACCCAAACCTGATCCTTCTTCCCTGGTGTTTGGCGAACACTTCTCTGACCATATGCTGACCATCTACTGGTCAGAGAGCAAGGGGTGGGATGTGCCCCAGATCAAGCCTTTTGGAAACCTCTCGCTGCACCCTGCCTCCTCTGTACTGCACTATTCCACAGAG TTGTTTGAAGGAATGAAGGCATTCAGAGGCGTGGACAACCACATTCGCCTCTTTAGGCCCACGCTGAACATTCAGAGGATGCTCAGGAGTGCAAAGCGGAGCTGTCTTCCT TTGTTTGACCAAGATGAGATGCTGGAGTGCATTAGAAAGCTGGTGGAGGTTGATCAGGAGTGGGTCCCTTACAACACTGATGCCAGTCTGTATATTCGTCCCACATTCATTGGCACCCAG ccctccCTGGGGCTGTCGAAGGCTCGACACGCAATGCTGTTTGTTATCGTTAGCCCTGTGGGGCCATATTTCTCCACGGGTGGCTTCACTCCAGTGTCTCTGCTCGCAGACCCCCGCTTCATCAGGTCCTGGAGGGGTGGAGTAGGAGCATTCAAACTGGGGGG GAATTACGGTCCTACGATTGCACTGCAGGATGAGGCGAAGAATCAGAACTGCCAGCAGGTGCTGTGGCTATATGGGGATGAGGAGGAGATCACTGAGGCTGGCACCATGAACCTCTTCATGTACTGGATCAACGAAAGAGGCG AGAAGGAACTGGTGACCCCTCCTCTCGATGGCATGATCCTCCCAGGAGTCACCAGGCAGTCACTGCTGGATCTGGCCCGAGAATGG GGCGAGTTTAAGGTGTCAGAGCGTACAGTAAGTATGAGAGAACTGCTGGAGACGCTGGCGTCTGGACGGATTCTGGAAGTGTTTGGTGCCGGGACTGCCTGTGTTGTGTGCCCAGTTGGCAGCCTGCTATATAAAGGAAAG ACTTACAAAATTCCTACCCCAAAGAATGGTCCAGCTATGAGATTTCACAAAGAGCTTACCGACATACAG TATGGAAGGAAGAAGAGCAACTGGACACAGGTGGTTATTTAG